Proteins encoded by one window of Streptomyces sp. NBC_01571:
- the nadA gene encoding quinolinate synthase NadA, with protein sequence MTTAQTQELDVQPTPLALLLLGREADPRSERGVECPGDLPSPSDPDLVERARAAKEKLGNKVFVLGHHYQRDEVIQFADVTGDSFKLARDAAARPEAEYIVFCGVHFMAESADILTSDDQKVVLPDLAAGCSMADMATAEQVAECWDVLTEAGVAEQVVPVSYMNSSADIKAFTGRHGGTICTSSNAQRALEWAFEQGEKVLFLPDQHLGRNTAVRDMGMSLEDCVLYNPHKPNGGLTAQQLRDAKMILWRGHCSVHGRFSLDSVNDVRERIPGVNVLVHPECKHEVVEAADYVGSTEYIIKALEAAPAGSKWAIGTELNLVRRLANRFAPEGKEIVFLDKTVCFCSTMNRIDLPHLVWTLESLAEGNLVNRIEVDRETERFAKLALERMLALP encoded by the coding sequence GTGACCACCGCCCAGACCCAGGAGCTCGACGTACAGCCGACGCCCCTCGCCCTGCTGTTGCTCGGCCGTGAGGCCGACCCGAGGAGCGAGCGCGGCGTCGAGTGCCCCGGCGACCTGCCCTCGCCGTCCGACCCGGACCTGGTGGAACGCGCACGAGCGGCCAAGGAGAAGCTCGGGAACAAGGTCTTCGTGCTCGGCCACCACTACCAGCGCGACGAGGTCATCCAGTTCGCGGACGTCACGGGCGACTCCTTCAAGCTGGCCCGGGACGCGGCCGCGCGCCCCGAAGCCGAGTACATCGTCTTCTGCGGTGTGCACTTCATGGCGGAGTCCGCGGACATCCTCACCTCCGACGACCAGAAGGTGGTCCTGCCCGACCTCGCCGCCGGCTGCTCCATGGCCGACATGGCCACGGCCGAACAGGTCGCCGAGTGCTGGGACGTGCTGACCGAGGCCGGGGTGGCCGAGCAGGTCGTACCCGTCTCGTACATGAACTCGTCCGCCGACATCAAGGCGTTCACCGGCAGGCACGGCGGCACGATCTGCACGTCGTCCAACGCCCAGCGGGCCCTGGAGTGGGCCTTCGAGCAGGGCGAGAAGGTCCTCTTCCTCCCCGACCAGCACCTCGGCCGCAACACCGCCGTCCGTGACATGGGGATGTCCCTGGAGGACTGCGTCCTCTACAACCCGCACAAGCCGAACGGTGGCCTGACCGCCCAGCAGTTGCGCGACGCGAAGATGATCCTGTGGCGCGGTCACTGCTCGGTGCACGGCCGCTTCAGCCTGGACTCGGTGAACGACGTGCGCGAGCGCATCCCCGGCGTGAACGTGCTCGTCCACCCGGAGTGCAAGCACGAGGTCGTCGAGGCGGCGGACTACGTCGGCTCCACGGAGTACATCATCAAGGCCCTGGAGGCGGCCCCGGCCGGCTCGAAGTGGGCGATCGGCACGGAGCTGAATCTCGTACGCCGGCTCGCGAACCGTTTCGCCCCCGAGGGCAAGGAGATCGTCTTCCTCGACAAGACGGTCTGCTTCTGCTCGACCATGAACCGTATCGACCTCCCCCACCTGGTGTGGACCCTGGAGTCGCTGGCCGAGGGCAACCTGGTCAACCGCATCGAGGTGGACCGGGAGACGGAACGGTTCGCCAAGCTGGCGCTGGAGCGGATGCTGGCGCTGCCGTAG